The nucleotide window TTCGGTCCCACGCGTACTGGATCCGCCCGAGAGTCCGAAGTGGTCGCGCGTCTTCGAGGCGGTAGCCCTGTCTTACGGACCCGTCCGCGCAGAGATACGCCACGTCGTCTGTGTGCCCCCCTACTATCACGCCTACCTGTTCGATGACCCTCGTTAAAAAGCCGATTCTTCGTTCTCACTGTTGATACTACTTCTGAGGTGGTCTGGTCGCTTTTTGAGCATCTCTTAAATTTGCTACCTTTGTTCTCTTTGCTATCTTTGCTAGCAAAACCAGAAAATATAGTTTTTCTATATTGGCTCTATTGGATCGCCAATCCGGCACTGTCTAGTTAAGCCAGTTTGAGGAACGAGCAGGTCGTTGAGTTAGTTGGTCAAGATGCTCGCAGACCTGCTCAGCGAGTGCTTTGAGACGGATTATGAAGAAACTTGGGAGCGTGAGCGGACGGCGACACCCGTCAGGGTGTTCGCCGTCCAGCTCCACGCGACCGGGTGTTCGCTTAGAGAGACAAAAGAAATTCTTCGAATACTCGGCGTTGAACGCTCTCATCAAGCTGTTTGGCAGTGGGTACATCGACTGGCTGACAGCGGTCACAACCCGCCTGAGGCAACGCCGAAGCGGGTTGCGGTTGATGAGACCGCTGTCAAAATCAACGGTGAGTGGTCTTGGTTGTACGCCGCAATAGACATCGAGACGAAGCTGATTCTCGATGTCGAGTTGTTTGGACGGCATGGTACCGATCCGGCTGCTGCGTTTCTCCATCGACTTTCCGAGAAACATGATCTCTCAGATGCTGTGTTTCTGGTTGATGGCTATGGCTATCAGACTGCCCTCTCTCGATTAGGATTGAGCGGTCGGCTTGACTACGTCGAGCGAAACCTCATCGAAAAATGGTTTCATACCCTCAAAATGCGAGTCGACCGCTTCCATAATTCGTGGGTGGGCAGTCACGGAAGCGTCCGCGAGTGGTTCATACAATTTGCGCAATACTATAACTTTCAACGACCGCATCAATCGCTCAACGGACGTACGCCGGTTGAGGAGGTCACTAACTAGACAGTGCCGCCAATCCGTTATTGTTCTCTTGGTTATCTCTGTTGTGCTATCTGTCTTTTCTACCTCGGCTATCTCTTCTGTCTCGTTCGTCACTGACCGCCGTACTATCTTGCTATTCAATCCTGTTGCTGACGATCAAACCGGGAACTTCTCGTATGCCTGATCAAGACCGCAGAAGCTTCCAAACTCGTTTTGCTAGCTTTGCTGGATTTTCTAGCTTTGCTGGGACTCTAGGGTTTCCGATTTTTGTAGCTTATTGGTTTTCGTTGAGGCGGGCGCGAACGTCTTCCGGATCGAGTTCTTCGATGGCTTCCAGTCCCAGTGAGACGACGAGTGGGTAGAAGTGCCGGTTCTTCTCGAATCCTTCCTGATACTCGTACTCGTACTCGGCTTTCAGCATCGAGTACGCCCGATCTAAGTCCCGACGAACCGAGTGTGGGAGGTACATATACGTCGGCTTTTGCACATCTTTGACGGATTCCTTCGGTTCGTCGGTCTCGTCCGTCGCTTCAGTCTCTTTTTTCTCTGCCGTTTCTTCTGTCTTTGCTGTCTCGTCCAGTTTTGCTGTCTCTGCTGCCTCTGCTGTCTTTGCTGATTCTCCCGTTTTGTCCGTCTCTTCGCTCTTATCCGTCTCTTCTGTCTCGTTGCTCTCGTCCGTCCGGGCTCGATCCCGAGCGCGTTGCCGTCGTCGCCGGAGTCGGTCTGCACGGTCTTCTCCGCTCATGCTTCGACCTCCACCGCCTCCAGATCGAACTGCTCGTCGAGGCCGGCGGCAATATCGCGGAACACCTCGCACATGTCACATTCGGGATTGAATTCGAGAAGCGACACGCCTGCATCCAGTGCTTTCTGTACATCTGCCCGTTCGCGTATCTGCCATACCGGCACGTCGTCGAATGCGGCGTTTATCCAATCGACCATCTCGCGGGCTTGCTTTTTCCGAACGTCGATGCGGTTGATGACGACGCCTCGGTCCTTGATCTCTATCTCGTAGTCGTACTCCAACGCGTCTACGTGGTCGAACAGCAGTTCGAACGCACGCTTCGACGTGGATTCTGCGAGGGCGGGGATGAGGACGTTCTGGGTGGCAAAGAGGGCGTTATCCATCAGATTACCGAGATTCGGCGGGCAATCCACGATGACATAGTCGTAGTCGTCTTCGAGTTCTCGGAGGACCAACGACAGTTGTTCGCCGCTCCGACGCGAGAGCGTCAGTTCCGGTTCAGCGGCGGTCATGTCGATGTTCGAGGGGATAACGTCCATCTCCTCGTGTTCTCGAACTATCTCGGTCACTGACTCTCGCATCTCTGGGTCCGTGAGGCAGTCGAACAACGTCGGCGGTTCGTCGTCGTAGGCCTCCATCAGCCCGAGATTTTCCGTCGCGTTCCCCTGGGGGTCCAAATCAACGAACAAAACGTCGTGTCCTCGTTCGTTTATCGCACCTGCGACGTTGATGGCGATTGTCGTCTTCCCGACGCCGCCCTTCTGGTTCGAGATACAGAGTTTTGCTGGACCGGTCATACTGCACGGCTTGTCCATCAAAACTTATACTTTCCGACAAAGTTGTTTTTGCCAGTTTTGCTGTCTTGTCTTCGTTGTAACCGAGCAAATAGATCAGTCATACCCTCGATCTGAGGATATTGCTGTCCGAACGGCATCCGTCGCTAACCGCAGCGATTCATGGCTCACGCACGAACGTTTTGCTAGTTTTGGTCGTTTTGCCTACCGACTTACTTGCCCGTTTTCCGTCCCGTGACTGACGAGATCTCCATCTCGAACAGCGTGAGTTCGATTTCGTCGATGGCTTCATCGAACACACGGAACGACCCGAACCAGTCATTGATCGTGGCGGCATCGAACTCTTTGCGTTCGTCACCGGACAGTTCGCTGAGCGTTCCTGTCACGAGGATGCTCCACGAGTCGTCTCCATCAACGCCGAAGAGAACGAAACACGCTTCTTTCGTCGTCTCCACGAATTCCAGTTTCTTGCTGTGGTCGTCGTCTCCGAGTCGGAAGAACAGCGACTCGCCGTCGTAGTGGTGGGAGACGGGCACGCCGTACGCCCTTCCCTCGTCTGCCAGCGATAACACTCCTGCAGTCTCCGTTTGGAGACGCTTCTCTATCTCTTCGTCTGTCATCCCGAGCGTGTACACGAATTCGATGTGGTCCATCGCTTCCGGTACATACGTTGCCGGGGTCAATCAATCAGTACGTATCGGGTGGGATGGAGTTTCGTCTTCTCTCCGCTCATTCTGTCTCGCCCCGCCTCATCTCCGCTTTCGTCTTTCTGTTTCGTTCAGTCAACTGATTGTAACCAGCGAAAATGCCATTGACTCGCTCACTCATAGTTTACTCAGGCGGATTCACGTGTCCAGTTCCACAAGCCAGTTCGTCGTTCCGCTCGATGGGTCGATCACCGACCCCGCACTCGTCGGCGGAAAAGGTGCGAACCTCGCCCGTCTCGTTGATGCGGGCGTTTCCACCCCTCCGGCTCTGTGTATAACGACGGAAACGTACCGTGTGCTCTCATCAGATAAAACTAGCAAAACTCTCTTTGAGAGATTGGACAGTTTGGACAAAAAAGAGATGGAGGAAGCGACGGATCTCGCCGCCGAACTTCGGAATCACCTTCGAGACAGGCCGATTGCGGACGTGATACGAGACAAACTTACTGAGACACTGGACGAGGAGACACCCTACGCGATCCGGTCGTCCGCGACAGCAGAGGACCTTCCACATGCCTCGTTCGCGGGACAGCATGACTCGTATCTCAACGTTTGCGGCATCGACGCCGTGATCGAAGCCGTGCGCGACTGCATGGCGAGTCTGTTCACCGACCGCGCTGTCAGCTACCGGACGAAAAACGGTATTTCGCACCGAACGGTAGCCAACGCAGTCGTCGTACAGGAGATGGTTGACGCCGACGCCGCGGGTGTCTTATTCACCGCCGATCCCGACTCGGGAAATCGGACTGTCGCTGTCATCGAAGCGAATTTCGGCCTCGGCGAATCGGTTGTCGCCGGCGACGTGGAACCGGACGCCGTTCGCGTAGACCGGCCGACGACCGAAATACGCTCGTACCGCGTCGGAACGAAGGCCGTTTCGATCCGGCCGCACGACGATGGCGGCACAGAGGCAGTCGAACTTGACACCGACAGCAATGCGCGTGTCCTCCGCACAGCACAGGTCAAAACGCTCGTCGCTCTCGGTGACCGAGTTGAGACGCTGTTCGACCGGCCACAGGATATCGAGTGGGCACTCGTGGATGGGGAGTTCGTCGTCCTGCAGGCACGGCCGATATCGTCGCTCTTTCCGACACCGACGCCGGAACCGTCGGACGACCGACTGCACGTTTACGTGAGCATGGGACACATGCAGGCGTTCCCCGAGGCGTTGCCGCCACTCGTCCGCGACGTGTGGATCGGCTACGCGAACACGATTCTAGATGCGTTCGGACTGGATCCGACGGCATCGACGTTCGCCGCCGAAGCGGGCGGCCGCATCTTCATGGACTTCACGCCGATACTCCGTCTCCCGCTTCTCCGCGATGTGGTCGTAAACAGACTCGAAGCGGTGAACGAACCGGTTGCTGCGGGGCTTCGTGACTTGTTGGCGCGGCGGCCCGAGGCGTTCCGTCCTGAACTCCCGTCGCCTTCGAGACTTCCCGTTCTCGCTCAGGTTGCGTGGACGACTGCGAAGCTCCTCGGGTCGGTTCTCCCGGCCACGTTGGTGAGTTTTCTCGCGTCGTTCGTCGGCGAACCGACTCCCCCGGAGCGGCACGAACAGCGGTTCGTCGCAGTCGGAACACGGCTAGCGGCGGGTGTTCGTGAACAACCGACTCCCGATGCTCGGGCGCGCGCCGCGTCGCGTTCGCTGTCTATTCCGGAGTTACTCGCCGACGTCTATCCGCGAATCGGCCCACTCATCGCGGCGTTCGTCATCGGCGGGTGGCTTCAGCGCCGGTTCCCCGATGCGAGAGAGGATGTGGACGCTATCGGCAAAGGATTCGAGCGTGAACTCGTCACGCGACTCAACCTCGGACTCGGTGACCTTGCTGACGTTGCCCGCACCCATCCTGAGGTGGCTGACGCAATCCGTGACGGGAAGCCGATTGATGAGGTGAGCGCCGTTGACGGCGGCGACACGTTCGCCGAGGCGTTCGACGCCTATCTCGATGAATTCGGTCATCGTGCGACGGGCGAACTCGACTTGAGCCGTCCGCGGTGGCACGAGGACCCCGCGACACTTCTCGGCGCGATTCGGGCCAACCTCGCTACCGAAGAGGCAGGCGAGCACCGTGACCGACTCCGGCGACTCACTGACGAAGCGGAGGCGGCGGTCGATAGGCTCGCAAAACGAGCGAACCATGGCCTCCTCGGCCCGATCAGAGCGAGAATTGTCCGCCGGCTGATTCGGCGGTATCGCGCGTACATCCAGATACGGGAGTATCCGAAGCACGGAATCGCACACCTGTTCGACGCGTGGCGCGAGGCGTATCTGCAGGCCGGGAAAACGCTCTCCGCTCGCGGTGTCCTCACGGACGCCGACGACG belongs to Halogeometricum borinquense DSM 11551 and includes:
- a CDS encoding IS6-like element ISHbo1 family transposase, which encodes MLADLLSECFETDYEETWERERTATPVRVFAVQLHATGCSLRETKEILRILGVERSHQAVWQWVHRLADSGHNPPEATPKRVAVDETAVKINGEWSWLYAAIDIETKLILDVELFGRHGTDPAAAFLHRLSEKHDLSDAVFLVDGYGYQTALSRLGLSGRLDYVERNLIEKWFHTLKMRVDRFHNSWVGSHGSVREWFIQFAQYYNFQRPHQSLNGRTPVEEVTN
- a CDS encoding ParA family protein — protein: MTGPAKLCISNQKGGVGKTTIAINVAGAINERGHDVLFVDLDPQGNATENLGLMEAYDDEPPTLFDCLTDPEMRESVTEIVREHEEMDVIPSNIDMTAAEPELTLSRRSGEQLSLVLRELEDDYDYVIVDCPPNLGNLMDNALFATQNVLIPALAESTSKRAFELLFDHVDALEYDYEIEIKDRGVVINRIDVRKKQAREMVDWINAAFDDVPVWQIRERADVQKALDAGVSLLEFNPECDMCEVFRDIAAGLDEQFDLEAVEVEA
- a CDS encoding pyridoxamine 5'-phosphate oxidase family protein, giving the protein MDHIEFVYTLGMTDEEIEKRLQTETAGVLSLADEGRAYGVPVSHHYDGESLFFRLGDDDHSKKLEFVETTKEACFVLFGVDGDDSWSILVTGTLSELSGDERKEFDAATINDWFGSFRVFDEAIDEIELTLFEMEISSVTGRKTGK
- a CDS encoding PEP/pyruvate-binding domain-containing protein, coding for MSSSTSQFVVPLDGSITDPALVGGKGANLARLVDAGVSTPPALCITTETYRVLSSDKTSKTLFERLDSLDKKEMEEATDLAAELRNHLRDRPIADVIRDKLTETLDEETPYAIRSSATAEDLPHASFAGQHDSYLNVCGIDAVIEAVRDCMASLFTDRAVSYRTKNGISHRTVANAVVVQEMVDADAAGVLFTADPDSGNRTVAVIEANFGLGESVVAGDVEPDAVRVDRPTTEIRSYRVGTKAVSIRPHDDGGTEAVELDTDSNARVLRTAQVKTLVALGDRVETLFDRPQDIEWALVDGEFVVLQARPISSLFPTPTPEPSDDRLHVYVSMGHMQAFPEALPPLVRDVWIGYANTILDAFGLDPTASTFAAEAGGRIFMDFTPILRLPLLRDVVVNRLEAVNEPVAAGLRDLLARRPEAFRPELPSPSRLPVLAQVAWTTAKLLGSVLPATLVSFLASFVGEPTPPERHEQRFVAVGTRLAAGVREQPTPDARARAASRSLSIPELLADVYPRIGPLIAAFVIGGWLQRRFPDAREDVDAIGKGFERELVTRLNLGLGDLADVARTHPEVADAIRDGKPIDEVSAVDGGDTFAEAFDAYLDEFGHRATGELDLSRPRWHEDPATLLGAIRANLATEEAGEHRDRLRRLTDEAEAAVDRLAKRANHGLLGPIRARIVRRLIRRYRAYIQIREYPKHGIAHLFDAWREAYLQAGKTLSARGVLTDADDVWFLRRTELFDALGGGEPDGDTSDGDTLDGDISNDDALNVDIDARRAEFHRHAQMDAPPVQTSEGEIPRIEPDRSGLPADALVGTGVSSGVVEGVARVVFDPTEATVERGEILVAPSSDPGWTPLFLNAAGMVVEVGGRISHGALVAREYGLPAVVSVAEATDRIQTGQRVRIDGTRGIVEILDDGK